ACTGGTCGAGGCTGTCGGCGGCCACCGGCCACCTCCCCGCGCCCGTCGCGGTCATCGACCGCGAGGCGCTTCGGTACAACGCGCTCGACCTGATCGTGCGCGCGGGCGGCCTGCCCATCCGCGTCGCTTCGAAGTCGGTCCGTGTGCGCTCGGTGCTCGACGCGGTGCTGCGCCTTCCCGGTTTCCGCGGCATCCTCGCCTTCACGCTGGCAGAGGCGCTCTGGCTCGCAGACACGCACGACGACATCGTGCTCGGATATCCGACGGTCGACCGCGAGGCGCTCGAGCGCCTCTTCGCCGACGAGCGCGCGACCAGGCGCATCACGCTCATGGTCGACGACCCCGTGCACCTCGACCTCATCGACAGCGTCGCGGCGCCGGGGTCGCGGCCCGAGATCCGCGTCGCGATCGACGTCGACGCCTCCTGGCGCTCCGCGCTGCTCGGTCACATCGGCGTGCGCCGGTCTTCGCTGTTCACTCCGGACGAGGTGGCCGCCTTCGCGCGCCGCGTCGCAGCTCGGCCCGGTTTCCGGCTCGTCGGTCTGCAGATGTACGACGCGCAGATCGCAGGCCAGGGAGACGACGCAGGTCCCGACGCTCCGCTCATCCGCATGGTGCAGTCCCGCTCCAGGGCGGAACTGCGCGAGCGGCGCGCAGCCATCGTCGCGGCGGTGCGCGAGGTCGCACCGCTCGAGTTCCTCAACGGCGGAGGAACCGGCTCGCTCGAGTTCACGGCCAGTGACGAATCGCTCACCGAGGCCAGCGCCGGGAGCGGGCTCCTCGGCGGTCACCTCTTCGACGGCTACCGCTCGTTCCGGCCCGCGCCGGCGGCGGCCTTCGCCTTCGACGTCGTGCGGCGCCCAGCGGTCGACATCGCCACGGTGCTCGGCGGCGGATGGATCGCCTCGGGCCCAGCCGTGGCATCGAGACAGCCGCGCCCGGTGTGGCCGGAGGGCCTGCGAACCCTTCCGCGCGAAGCAGCAGGAGAGGTGCAGACGCCGCTTCAGGGCCCGGCGGCGGCCCGGCTCGGCGTGGGCGATCGCGTCTGGTTCAGACACGCCAAGAGCGGTGAGCCTGCGGAGCGCATCGACGCCTACCACCTGGTCTCCGGCGACGAGGTGATCGACGAGCTGCCGACGTATCGCGGCGAGGGGAAGGCGTTCCTGTGACGAGAATCGGCGGCAGCTGGCAGAACTGGGGTCGTTCG
This Microbacterium sp. XT11 DNA region includes the following protein-coding sequences:
- a CDS encoding alanine racemase, which translates into the protein MLDLTDELSPAAVTPEWHDPARYWSRLSAATGHLPAPVAVIDREALRYNALDLIVRAGGLPIRVASKSVRVRSVLDAVLRLPGFRGILAFTLAEALWLADTHDDIVLGYPTVDREALERLFADERATRRITLMVDDPVHLDLIDSVAAPGSRPEIRVAIDVDASWRSALLGHIGVRRSSLFTPDEVAAFARRVAARPGFRLVGLQMYDAQIAGQGDDAGPDAPLIRMVQSRSRAELRERRAAIVAAVREVAPLEFLNGGGTGSLEFTASDESLTEASAGSGLLGGHLFDGYRSFRPAPAAAFAFDVVRRPAVDIATVLGGGWIASGPAVASRQPRPVWPEGLRTLPREAAGEVQTPLQGPAAARLGVGDRVWFRHAKSGEPAERIDAYHLVSGDEVIDELPTYRGEGKAFL